In Pieris rapae chromosome 18, ilPieRapa1.1, whole genome shotgun sequence, one genomic interval encodes:
- the LOC111001346 gene encoding endoplasmic reticulum metallopeptidase 1 isoform X4, whose translation MSVERGNFKSIRTSLTAKQPYAGVPSMDYDEAKQEKPWQRVPSPYILLLLGFYLLLGYCAQLVEDAMPAVIRDKDISVNNTNTFSEETARRYLNIILGDQPRVAGTKYHLEKAQDLKKMLDDVASKASLPVRTDWQFVSGDFWIQFKIPHANVYQNLSNIAAVLEGDSGFNPDGSTRESLLVNCHYDSVPYAIGASDNGVFCAAMVEVLVRLSRRKKRFKHNIVFLFNGAEENPLQGSHGFISHPWFKGVTNVINLDSAGMNGKAQVFQATDPRMLSAYGRTNRPAGQSVGQFLFSTGIIPSDTDFRIWRDFGNVQGLDIAFVKWGHVYHTRNDRTEHVKPGVVQCAGDMLLDLVIRLSDDDAYKQMKPPSSAVYFDYMNAVLVTYSDNAAYVVDTLVCLFAALSVLYYIWLVGFRMSTIQELLWALGGRILCSVCGLLAVALFTVLTVATTTQMRYLSQPWIIVAMYWIPYIVAATSAAHLFDSWRTKKTGLNRSIRASQASTATRIVVLGALAALLVTPDTAAVRYLLTVPLFFSTCSSLVLLTLLRYFRLSGWQHLLLEVSLSTPALLFVFPLAVRLSALLVPIMGRLPNGQPDYVIAAASCSLCVLTAVCVSGVELLFSRKRLWYVAGAASLVCVVIMFVPFSPYQEDGVAVQRHTWFHSEIVSYDRNGSVVERTSGVLVTKWDTHNIRSAEEALRNSGLNERNLKADCERHPFCNLPLYRPRLGEYLKDGLFLFMEPPNKLEHSLRLTSRTCVGDICRMQFIMTGPPHNTLIIDPFPNVTLNGWSFSSPPKHSFFHSNRPVYLVTHSTATFSLSFEPLVFSLTLIVPRGLQSQPFVRMSHDAHQLQDPEGLSPAFKRLIESAPKYFNIAPSVCFKSNYEF comes from the exons GTACCGAGTCCCTATATATTACTTCTGCTGGGTTTCTACTTGCTACTGGGATACTGCGCTCAACTTGTAGAAGACGCCATGCCTGCTGTAATAAGAGACAAAGACATATCGGTCAAT AACACAAACACGTTCAGCGAGGAAACCGCACGgagatatttaaacattattctgGGGGATCAGCCGCGGGTGGCCGGTACTAAGTACCACTTGGAAAAGGCTCaagatttgaaaaaaatgttgGACGATGTTGCGAGTAAAGCCAGCTTACCCGTTAGGACGGATTGGCAATTCGTCTCTG GAGACTTCTGGATCCAATTTAAAATCCCACACGCCAATGTGTACCAGAACCTGTCGAACATAGCGGCCGTGTTGGAGGGCGACAGTGGGTTCAATCCCGACGGGAGTACACGAGAATCATTATTGGTCAACTGTCACTATGATTCCGTCCCCTATGCGATAG GAGCATCCGATAATGGTGTATTTTGCGCGGCGATGGTGGAAGTGTTAGTGCGACTGTCGAGACGAAAGAAGAGATTCAAACACAACATTGTGTTTCTATTTAATGGAGCCGAAGAAAATCCTCTGCAG GGCAGCCACGGCTTCATTTCTCATCCTTGGTTCAAAGGCGTCACGAATGTCATCAATTTGGATTCGGCCGGAATGAACGGGAAAGCCCAAGTGTTCCAG GCCACCGATCCGCGTATGCTATCCGCGTACGGACGCACAAATCGGCCCGCCGGACAGAGCGTCGGACAGTTCCTCTTCTCGACCGGTATCATTCCATCCGACACGGATTTTAGAATATGGCGCGACTTTGGGAACGTCCAAG GATTGGATATAGCTTTCGTGAAATGGGGCCACGTGTACCACACTCGTAACGATCGCACCGAGCATGTGAAGCCGGGCGTGGTCCAGTGCGCCGGAGACATGTTGTTGGACTTGGTCATCCGGTTGTCCGACGACGACGCATACAAGCAAATG AAACCTCCCTCCAGCGCAGTGTACTTCGACTACATGAACGCGGTGCTAGTGACGTACTCCGACAACGCCGCGTACGTCGTAGACACGCTCGTGTGTCTGTTCGCAGCTCTCTCTGTCTTGTACTACATCTGGCTCGTCGGATTTC GCATGTCGACGATACAAGAGCTGCTCTGGGCGTTGGGCGGCCGAATATTGTGCTCCGTCTGCGGGCTGCTCGCGGTCGCCCTCTTCACGGTGCTCACGGTCGCCACCACGACTCAGATGAG ATATCTCTCTCAGCCTTGGATAATAGTAGCCATGTACTGGATTCCGTACATCGTAGCTGCGACCTCAGCGGCTCATCTGTTCGACTCTTGGAGAACTAAGAAG ACGGGCTTGAACCGCAGCATCCGCGCGAGCCAGGCCTCCACCGCCACCAGGATAGTGGTGCTGGGGGCGCTGGCGGCACTGCTGGTGACGCCCGACACGGCCGCCGTCAGATATCTGCTGACCGTCCCGCTTTTCTTCTCGACTTGTTCCAGCCTCGTTCTTCTCACACTGTTGAGATATTTTCGACTTTCGG GCTGGCAACACTTGCTACTGGAAGTGTCGCTTTCGACGCCCGCTCTGTTGTTCGTGTTTCCTCTGGCGGTGCGGTTGTCGGCCTTGCTGGTGCCGATAATGGGACGTCTGCCGAACGGCCAACCCGACTACGTGATCGCCGCCGCCAGTTGCTCGTTGTGCGTGCTCACTGCCGTTTGCGTG TCGGGCGTCGAACTCCTGTTCTCCCGTAAGCGTCTCTGGTACGTCGCCGGGGCGGCGTCGCTGGTCTGCGTGGTCATCATGTTCGTCCCTTTCAGCCCTTACCAGGAGGATGGAGTCGCCGTTCAGAGGCACACGTGGTTC CACTCGGAGATCGTCTCGTACGATCGGAACGGGTCGGTCGTGGAACGGACGTCCGGCGTCCTCGTCACCAAGTGGGACACGCACAACATCCGCTCGGCCGAAGAGGCCTTGAGGAACAGCGGCCTCAACGAGAGAAATTTAAAGGCCGACTGCGAGAGACATCCCTTCTGCAACCTGCCTCTGTACAGGCCGAGGTTGGGCGAGTATTT AAAAGACGGCCTCTTCTTGTTCATGGAGCCCCCGAATAAGTTGGAGCACTCCCTGCGCCTGACGAGTCGGACCTGCGTGGGAGACATTTGCAGAATGCAATTTATTATGACCG GTCCGCCCCACAACACGCTCATAATAGACCCCTTCCCCAACGTGACCCTGAACGGCTGGTCATTTTCGTCCCCACCGAAGCACTCGTTCTTCCACTCGAACCGACCCGTGTACCTCGTCACCCACTCCACGGCCACATTCAGCCTCTCCTTCGAGCCTTTGGTGTTCAGCCTGACGTTAATC GTTCCGCGCGGTCTGCAGTCCCAGCCCTTCGTGCGGATGAGCCACGACGCTCACCAGCTGCAGGATCCCGAAGGTCTCAGCCCGGCTTTCAAGAGGCTCATCGAGTCCGCGCCGAAGTACTTCAACATAGCGCCATCTGTCTGCTTTAAGAGTAACTATGAGTTTTGA